From the genome of Spirosomataceae bacterium TFI 002, one region includes:
- a CDS encoding Quinol monooxygenase YgiN: protein MVTLIATITAKEDTIAEVKKALLHLHENTNNEPGCIKYILHQEVENPTIFRFYEQFKDQEAFEYHGNQPYIKAMGEKAHLFEKPTQITFLNVLA, encoded by the coding sequence ATGGTAACTCTAATAGCCACAATTACTGCAAAGGAAGATACGATAGCTGAAGTGAAAAAGGCACTACTTCACCTTCACGAAAACACAAACAATGAGCCGGGCTGTATCAAATATATTCTTCATCAAGAAGTTGAGAATCCTACAATTTTTCGATTTTACGAACAGTTCAAGGATCAAGAAGCATTTGAGTATCATGGAAACCAACCATACATCAAAGCAATGGGAGAAAAAGCTCACTTGTTTGAAAAGCCTACTCAAATCACGTTTTTGAATGTTTTAGCCTAG
- a CDS encoding Pentapeptide repeat-containing protein: MKKLFLLLILPFLSFAQNEIGADEIIEMINDGKDVVLADKVILGTLDFTEINNQEKLTGKESPQFKSVVTVRLEFVNCVFEDDLIAFKNIKDKNNQWGETYTADFDQEVSFTSCLFKGDFTAKYSSFQEKAVFEASRFEKEANFKYAKFKEIAGFGNVMFNEAASFKYTKFYSDADFFSNQYSGIADFKYAKFEQRATFKKSAFDNHADFKYANFAENGVFVNVNFGAGVDFKYTKGNIYRD, from the coding sequence ATGAAAAAGCTATTTTTACTTTTAATTCTTCCATTCTTAAGCTTTGCTCAAAACGAAATTGGTGCCGACGAAATTATTGAGATGATCAATGACGGAAAGGACGTTGTTTTAGCTGATAAGGTCATTTTAGGCACGCTCGATTTCACGGAGATTAATAACCAAGAGAAACTAACGGGCAAAGAAAGTCCTCAGTTTAAATCCGTGGTGACGGTACGTCTAGAGTTTGTCAATTGTGTTTTTGAGGATGACTTAATAGCCTTCAAAAACATAAAGGATAAAAACAATCAGTGGGGAGAAACCTATACGGCTGATTTTGACCAAGAAGTAAGCTTTACATCTTGTTTGTTTAAAGGTGACTTTACCGCAAAGTATAGCAGTTTCCAGGAAAAAGCGGTTTTTGAAGCATCTCGATTTGAAAAGGAAGCCAACTTTAAATATGCAAAGTTTAAAGAGATTGCAGGCTTTGGAAATGTGATGTTTAATGAAGCGGCAAGCTTTAAGTATACAAAATTTTACAGCGACGCAGATTTCTTCAGTAATCAATACAGTGGAATTGCAGACTTCAAATATGCCAAATTTGAACAGAGAGCAACATTTAAAAAGTCAGCTTTCGATAACCATGCCGACTTTAAGTATGCCAACTTTGCTGAAAATGGAGTCTTCGTTAATGTTAACTTTGGGGCTGGTGTTGACTTTAAGTATACAAAGGGGAATATTTACAGGGACTAG